One Acyrthosiphon pisum isolate AL4f unplaced genomic scaffold, pea_aphid_22Mar2018_4r6ur Scaffold_134;HRSCAF=518, whole genome shotgun sequence genomic window, CGGGGTCGCACTGCGATGATCGGACGGGCGACGGACACAAAGAATAAGCCGTGGTGTCGGCACAGACGGCCGGAACTCGAAACGCGTAAACGGTTGTACACGACGAGTTAGTGAGCAGCGAGGCTCGAATGCACGGAACAAAAAATGACGGTATTGACGGTGACGGCGCACCGGGTCGCGTTAGTTAAACATGTggtttacaaacaaaaatgccAAGACGGCGGAAACACAACTTGTTGCCTAGACGGCTCAAAAACGACGACTTTTCATAGCAGCGGGTGCGGATAGCTGGAGGCACGACTGTGTCGAGACCGTCCCCACTCTGGAGGTACAAAGTTCGCTCGCACACTTTTCGGCGGCTGGGCGGCAGGGTGACAACATTGCGACCTAGTCGTATCGCATACAACCGCGCGGAAATACGAACCGCCGATTGTGTACCCAACATTTCCTCCCCGCGTTGAAAGACCAGGGCGTCTTTCAAGAGATCATCAAACATGAAGATGGACGTTGAAGTTCAGATCGTACACATTACAAAGAATACGGTGCaaaaatacatgataacatagaaaataaataataattaaaaaaaaggtgggttagtggatttcgctctgctgtacagtaggttacaagtgggtcactgtataatggatggtattaaatttgaattcaatgatataatatcattgtataagaaaaacgattctgagcggagacggtatgttagtctaggtataagacataatattatattaggtacctataataaattccaaattaatcatatcataatatttattaggtacttataacgcgttatacatcaacaaaaaaccgtagtactatcatagatatataatagtatactttagaagtttcaagtacccacgaataatattatacaatcacaacaaaataactaaaatagttatcctaggtttttaatatgtaatttcgtccaaatttgtacttaaaatgactataaaaataaactgcgtaaatgtattttttagattttttggtaacagaattaattacttacgtggaatcttgttttaaattttcaattcttagatacaaaaattgaacattttataaatttttaactacaaaataatttttcaaattaaaatttgataaattttgtcaaaatttgatctttaaatgcttataaaaaaaaattgtgcctatgtatttttaatatttttcaactgatattgtaacaatatatcaggagctttgtattaaatttatacactttttggccccaCAGATagaactttattgatatttatagaaaaaaaaaactaaaaaaattgaaaacttacaatgtccgtaaacagctcaaaaagagtcaaattattttcaaaattttatcgtatatataaaatgctaatataaacattcagtgaaattttcaagtttctacagtcacacGTTTTTTAATTACNNNNNNNNNNNNNNNNNNNNNNNNNNNNNNNNNNNNNNNNNNNNNNNNNNNNNNNNNNNNNNNNNNNNNNNNNNNNNNNNNNNNNNNNNNNNNNNNNNNNNNNNNNNNNNNNNNNNNNNNNNNNNNNNNNNNNNNNNNNNNNNNNNNNNNNNNNNNNNNNNNNNNNNNNNNNNNNNNNNNNNgatattcactttcccatcgaacgagatactgaagtcgaaaatcgaaagcattatttcgactacttatcgtgtacacagacacaaaaataaaaaaaaaaataaaaaaaaaaaacacacatcattgtaaaatcaatacattcatcgtttcactcagaatctaaaatatttacatagtaCCTGACACTCATCAatagacaaataaataaataacatgaaCGAGAATGTGACTGTtgcacacacaaaaaaaaaaaaaaaataaagaataataaacaaTGAGGACCTTGGGAGATGAGGACAAGATCAGGGCTCGACTGGTAAACGCACAAGCTTGACTACCGGACGTTTGTAGACACCGTCCTGAGTGCGCACGGACACGACGCGAACAACATCGTCCGATCCCGGGTGGACCTCTGTGACACGACCGAGACGCCACTCAGTTGGTGGTCGAGAAGGGGCCTCAACGATGACCATGTCACCGATCGTCAAATTCGGAGATGACTTGAACCATTTGTGCCGTCCTTGGAGTGTAGATAAGTATTCACGTGACCACCGTTTCCAGTAGGATTGATGACACTGTCGGATGAGTTGCCAACGATTCAGCCGGTTGATTTAGACGTCGGTGAGGTCAGGTTCGGGCACGGCTTGAAGCGGCTGTCCAATCAGAAAGTGTCCGGGCGTTAGCGCACTCAAATCGTGCGGATCCGAAGATGTCGACGTGATTGGTCTCGAGTTTAAAATACCCTCGATGCGGGTGGTCAAGGTGAGGAACTCCTCATATGTCAACACTTGTTGACCGATGACGTGCTTGAGATGAAACTTGACGCTTTTGATGCCAGCCTCCCAAATTCCACCGAAATGTGGGGCGGCGGGCGGATTGAAGTGCCACGCACAGGTCAGATGTGATGAAAAACGATCTTGAACTTTGGCATCACGGAACAACGTTTTCAGCTGGCGCGCGGCGCCGACGTAATGTGTCCCACAGTCCGAATAAATGTTGGACGGGATTCCACGACGGGCGACGAAACGGTCTAAGGCCGCAAGGAAGGCCTCCGTGCTCAAATCCGACACGATTTCGAGGTGGACTGCCTTAACAGACATACAGATGAATAATGCTAAATAGACCTTAACTGATTGCGCATTCCGACGGCGATGTTCTTTCACGAGGAACGGGCCTCCGTAGTCCATCCCGACGTGCGAAAAAGGTCGATGCGGTTGGACCCGGTAGGACGGTAAATCTGCCATCATCGGCTGAGGGCGAACAGCCTTGTGACGGGTGCACGGAACGCACGAAAATATGACACGTCGAACCGCAGCGCGACCcgacaaaattcaaaattgttggcTTAACATTGACAGTACTAATTTTGAGCCGCCGTGCAGAAATGACAGGTGGTAGTGGCGAATAATCAGCTCGGTGAGGTGTGAGGATCGCGGCAGCAAAATCGGGTGCTTCGCGTCCTGACTGGCACTAGCGAAGCGAAGACGGCCTCCGACTCGTATGATACCCTTCTTGTCGACGTAAGGTGCTAGTTGTGCCAGGGACGGCGGCGAAATCATGGattcattttttaacatttttctcaAGTCTGAAAAATAAACTTGTTGTGTGTGTTGCACGGCGATCGATAGTGATCTTTCCCGTTCGGTAAACGTGATTGGACCGACGCGGACAGGTTGTCGACGTAGACGGTGACACAGGTAGCGCAATATGTATGACAATACGCGCAGCATTTTACCGAGCGACGAAAATCGGTCAATAAATTCGAGTGAAGGCGGATGAACATTGACGGCCAACGTCGTGATGAAATTCGGCCGGGTCTCCGGCAGCTGGTCTGGTGTGAGCGGAATAAATCTCGATTGAGGCCACTGGTCTTCGGGAAGTCGTAGGAAGTCAGGACCGTTCCAATAGATGGACGAGGACAACATTGATTTCGGCAAAAGTCCACGAGAAGCTGGATCCGCGGGGTTGTCGTTGGTCGAGACGTAACTCCACATACAACCAGGTAGCAATTGACTTATTTTTGCAAATCGATTTGTTACAAAAATCTTGAAATGTTTTTGGTCCGACGTCAACCATGACAAGACGACCGATGAGTCTGACCACGCTCGCAAACGAGATACGGGAACTTTGCTGGACAGAACAGAATGCACATAGTGAAGGGTACGGGCCAATAACAAAGCGCCGCACAGTTCTAGGCGTGGTATCGATAGCGACTCGTCGGCGGTCGAGCTCTTCAAAGGCGCAACCTTAGTTTTACAGGTGATGAATTTTACAGAAATATTGCCGGTGGCATCGACGAGACGAAGGTAAATGGTAGCCGCATATCCTTTGACCGACGCGTCTGCGAAGCCTAGCAGCTGGATGTCCTGTTGACAAGTGGCTTCGATGTGACGTGGTAGACTTAAATCGAACACAAGTGGTAATTCTGTGCAGAACTGTTGCCACATGGATTGCAACTCGTCAGGCATCGGATCGTCCCACCCGAGTTTCTTGCTCCACAAAAGCTGCATAAAACACTTTGCCCACAGTAGCATTGGTCCCAGGGCGCCGATGGGGTCGAATAGGCGGGCAATGACGGACAACACTTCTCGTTTCGTAGACGAAGTCTGTTGAAGGCTGGtatgataaacaaatttgtCGGTGTTCGTGTCCCAGTGCAGGCCGAGAACTTTCACGGCGTGTTCTTCTTGAGGGTCGAATGATATGGCTTGTACTCGGTCCCCGGAAGGAACAGACTCGAGTACGGCGGTGCTGTTGCTGGTCCACTTGCTCAACTCGCAGGCACAGCTGCGCAGTAGACCGACGATGTCCCCTTTTCGACGTAACAATAGCTCTTCAGTGTCGGCGCCGATGACGATATCATCGACGTAGGCGGTTCTGGTGAGAACGTCTTTGGCTAACGGAAACCGATTACCGTCTTGGCTATCCAGCTCGTGTAGACAACGTATGGCTAGATACGGCGCACAGTTGAGGCCGTACGTGATGGTACACAATTGAAATTCAACGACGTCGTCGCTAGGCGCGTCACgccaaaaaatatgttgaaatgCCCTGTCTTCTGGACGAATTAACATTTGTCGGTACATTTTGACAATGTCAGCGGACAAAATATATCGATGCATACGGCAGCGAAGTAGAATATCGCGTAGATCGACTTATAGCTTCGGTCCGGTGCACAATATATCGTTCAAAGAGCGACCGGATGACGAAGCGGATGATGCGTCGAACACGACACGTATTTTGGACACGTCACCGTCGGCTTTGAATACGGCGTGATGCGGAATGAAATAGATGCCCGGTGACGGGGCTGGCACCATGTGTCCCAGCGAACGATAGGTGGACATGAACTGACGATACGCAGCATACAGCACGGGATCCTTGGCTAATCGCTTTTCtagattatagaatattttcagCGCTATGAAACGCGAATCACCGAGACCGTGACGCGATGTACCATGCTGTTGAGTTGGGCCGGTGAACAAATGGCGAAATGGTAGGGCGACACAAAATCGACCTGTCGTATCACGCGAGGTAGACTTTGTAAAATATTCTTCACACCACTGGTCTTCCGTGGTAGGTGACGACGGTGCGGCGGGTTCTTCGATCAAccagaattttttaattaaatcttcGATTGAGGGCGGAGCGATTGCGGTGGTCAGCGTGACTGGAGGTGACTTGTTCGGAGTAGAAAATGAGCCGAAAATTATCCAGCCAAGCTGAGTGTCAAGGGCCGATGGTAAACCTGAATGATGTTCCACATCCGCGTGTGGGCGGATCAGACTTGGTAGGATATCCGCACCGAATAGAACGTCGATGCGAGACGGAATGTCGAATTTGTCATCGGCGAATCGAAGGTGTTGATATTGTTGACGCACGGTCGCTGGTAACCGAGTAGCTGGCATGGCagtggtaatttgttttagaacaACTAAGTCAACAGACGGGAATAAATAATCTGGTTTAACGTGTGACGAAAACTGACAGCTGGTTATACCTTGAACGTGGGACACAGGACTTTGTGCGAATGTCAGACTTGTAACGACGTTTCGAAAGTCCAAGCCGCACTGCACAATCACTAGTCATGACGGAAATCTGCGAGCCACTATCGAGCAGTACGCGTACGCAGTGTACTTGTTCCCACGCNNNNNNNNNNNNNNNNNNNNNNNNNNNNNNNNNNNNNNNNNNNNNNNNNNTTAACGATAACAGTttcccaaaaatgtacaaaaatacaccCACCCCATATTTTTGGGAGTGCAGTGCACCTCTTGTAATTACGTCCAAGCCGCCTCTGTTCCGCGCCATGGAATTGATGATAACAATTAtcggtacataatatttcgaCTACTTCACTTTTACGAATTagatgttatatataataagaatgAGTTACTGCCTTCTTCGTTGGAAGCCCAGGAAACAGTTACAAATTTTGTATCACGCCCCAaaggaaaaatgaaataattttaaattttgtaggtaGCGGACCACCTCACGATGTCTCGCAGACCACCGATGGTCCGCGGACCATAGGTTGGGAACCACTGCCGTAGAGCGTATATTTGTGTGCAAAATGACATTGGCCCAGACCCTTAAGTTTGAACTTAGACATTGTATACTGTTCacccataaattaatatattctcatacaaagattttcttattttgttgttgttcaaaataatttgactcaatttgagttatttatagacataagaaatatttcaatttttttagtttttattctataatatactactactaGTCGTAAGCGCTACAGGCCATAGTAACCCTTGGCTTACGACACTTCCCTATCTTTGACAATACTTCTCCAATTCCTTATACCCATCTGTTGTAGGTCTTTCTTTACTTCGTCTATCCATCTACTCCTTGGTCGTCCTTGTCTTCTGGTTCCTTCAATTCTTGCCAAAATTACGCGTTTGGGTCTTTTTTCCTCATCCATTCTTtccatattctataatatatatcaataaaatgtatttgattggTTAAAAACCTTggacatttaatacaaggttccttataaattgttatagtaGCACTTGATAAATACTAAAGATCTATAATATgcatggtttttatttttaagtattcaatGTTCAATATTGGACAacatacctatatcaaaatatcgaaaatgtacaaattaatttttagttaaaaaattttaaatttgtatagcttagaattaaaaatttaggaattatcataaatagttcatattgtaaaaaaaatctaaaaaatacataaacatggttatttttcacatacatttcaagttaaaatttggtctaatttacatattattaaaaccatgaagaacgattttaattatattgatgcaattttaaatattatttgtggatacTTGAGATTTTTACAGTGCATTATTATACTGCATAGATACAGTAAagtttatacacacaatgacattttaaattgcattttattgcaaaaaattaacttaatttatcgta contains:
- the LOC103310821 gene encoding uncharacterized protein LOC103310821; the protein is MYRQMLIRPEDRAFQHIFWRDAPSDDVVEFQLCTITYGLNCAPYLAIRCLHELDSQDGNRFPLAKDVLTRTAYVDDIVIGADTEELLLRRKGDIVGLLRSCACELSKWTSNSTAVLESVPSGDRVQAISFDPQEEHAVKVLGLHWDTNTDKFVYHTSLQQTSSTKREVLSVIARLFDPIGALGPMLLWAKCFMQLLWSKKLGWDDPMPDELQSMWQQFCTELPLVFDLSLPRHIEATCQQDIQLLGFADASVKGYAATIYLRLVDATGNISVKFITCKTKVAPLKSSTADESLSIPRLELCGALLLARTLHYVHSVLSSKVPVSRLRAWSDSSVVLSWLTSDQKHFKIFVTNRFAKISQLLPGCMWSYVSTNDNPADPASRGLLPKSMLSSSIYWNGPDFLRLPEDQWPQSRFIPLTPDQLPETRPNFITTLAVNVHPPSLEFIDRFSSLGKMLRVLSYILRYLCHRLRRQPVRVGPITFTERERSLSIAVQHTQQVYFSDLRKMLKNESMISPPSLAQLAPYVDKKGIIRVGGRLRFASASQDAKHPILLPRSSHLTELIIRHYHLSFLHGGSKLVLSMLSQQF
- the LOC103310822 gene encoding uncharacterized protein LOC103310822, with product MPATRLPATVRQQYQHLRFADDKFDIPSRIDVLFGADILPSLIRPHADVEHHSGLPSALDTQLGWIIFGSFSTPNKSPPVTLTTAIAPPSIEDLIKKFWLIEEPAAPSSPTTEDQWCEEYFTKSTSRDTTGRFCVALPFRHLFTGPTQQHGTSRHGLGDSRFIALKIFYNLEKRLAKDPVLYAAYRQFMSTYRSLGHMVPAPSPGIYFIPHHAVFKADGDVSKIRVVFDASSASSSGRSLNDILCTGPKL